In Nonomuraea sp. NBC_00507, the following are encoded in one genomic region:
- a CDS encoding A/G-specific adenine glycosylase yields MLQQTPVVRVLPVWHDWMARWPTPKDLAAEQPGEAVRHWGRLGYPRRALRLHACARAITDEHGGEVPADHATLLSLPGIGEYTAAAVASFAYGGRHAVLDTNVRRVFARAVRAEEYPPTTTSAAERRLAESLLPELGAARWGVAVMELGALVCTARAPRCADCPIADVCAWRLAGKPPHAGPARKGQTYAGTDRQCRGRLLAVLRAAHGPVPKEALDVVWDDAVQRERALDGLIADGLAEALEDGTYRLPHA; encoded by the coding sequence TGCTCCAGCAGACCCCGGTCGTGCGGGTGCTGCCCGTGTGGCATGACTGGATGGCCCGCTGGCCCACCCCAAAAGATCTGGCCGCCGAGCAGCCGGGTGAGGCCGTACGCCACTGGGGCAGGCTCGGCTACCCGCGCCGGGCGCTGCGCCTGCACGCCTGCGCCAGGGCCATCACCGACGAGCACGGCGGCGAGGTGCCGGCCGACCACGCGACCCTGCTGTCCCTGCCCGGCATCGGCGAGTACACCGCCGCCGCGGTCGCCAGCTTCGCCTACGGCGGCCGGCACGCCGTTCTGGACACGAACGTCCGCCGGGTGTTCGCCAGGGCCGTACGCGCGGAGGAATACCCGCCCACGACCACGTCGGCGGCCGAGCGGCGGCTGGCGGAGAGCCTCCTGCCCGAGCTTGGCGCGGCCCGCTGGGGCGTTGCGGTGATGGAGCTGGGCGCGCTGGTCTGCACGGCCAGGGCGCCGCGCTGCGCGGACTGCCCGATCGCGGACGTCTGCGCGTGGCGCCTGGCCGGCAAGCCCCCGCACGCCGGTCCGGCGCGCAAGGGCCAGACGTACGCGGGCACCGACCGCCAGTGCCGCGGCCGGCTGCTCGCGGTGTTGCGCGCCGCCCACGGTCCGGTTCCCAAGGAGGCACTGGACGTGGTGTGGGACGACGCGGTGCAACGCGAGCGTGCCCTGGACGGCCTGATCGC